Proteins found in one Syngnathus acus chromosome 9, fSynAcu1.2, whole genome shotgun sequence genomic segment:
- the tcn2 gene encoding transcobalamin-2, which translates to MYHLVLVFGLLALASSLPCDNSASNHELLLSLNKDLLRSLEGQEGLPNPSVHLALRLSHLHNLLKEGEHLNRLTTNLHNDLQSVLSGGQPLTGRLALYALALKSSCYDLNTVTFTVGDKSETLLTVLKKQMEREKEYIAFSQRPLTNYYQYSLGVLALCVSGIRVNNHVVNKLIKAVEHEDFQHGNSESIDTYAMAAMALQCVKNSGSYVHNAVELDTALTNIKEKLLTSQRSDGHFGNEFSTGLVVQAFLAMGVPVSECAASLEAIRRDARGNKYQNPMAISQLLPALQQKSYLTVQSKSCLNEDNTLVLEPTDPVVVVPSTTKVAVMVEVVTSSGTSTVYSLDVPKESTLLEALHLLKEINNGFTFENESSLWGPFLSVVNGERARQSDRKYWHLSSDGTSLTEGIADYKLKVDQKITLKNTSY; encoded by the exons ATGTATCATTTAGTCTTAGTTTTCGGGCTACTGGCATTGGCCTCCAGTTTACCTTGCG ATAATTCTGCATCCAACCATGAGCTGCTGCTTTCACTAAATAAAGATCTTCTACGCTCTCTGGAGGGACAAGAAGGACTTCCTAATCCCAGTGTCCACTTGGCATTACGGCTATCACACTTGCACAACCTTTTAAAAGAGGGGGAACATTTAAATCGACTGACAACTAATCTACACAATGACCTTCAAAG CGTCCTCTCTGGCGGTCAGCCTTTAACCGGCCGCTTGGCATTGTATGCTCTGGCCTTGAAGTCATCTTGCTATGACCTCAACACAGTCACCTTCACTGTAGGTGACAAGAGTGAGACACTGCTGACGGTCCTCAAGAAACAGATGGAACGAGAGAAAGAATACATAGCCT TCAGCCAACGCCCTTTGACTAACTATTACCAGTACTCATTGGGTGTACTCGCTCTATGCGTGAGTGGCATCAGGGTCAACAACCACGTTGTCAACAAGCTCATCAAGGCAGTCGAACATGAGGACTTTCAGCATGGAAACAGTGAGAGCATTG ATACGTATGCTATGGCTGCAATGGCCCTCCAGTGTGTGAAGAATTCTGGGAGTTATGTACACAATGCTGTTGAGCTTGACACGGCCCTGACCAACATCAAGGAGAAGCTCTTGACATCACAAAGGAGCGATGgtcattttggaaatgagTTCAGCACTGGCCTCGTTGTTCAA GCTTTTCTGGCAATGGGTGTTCCGGTGTCAGAGTGTGCTGCCTCACTGGAGGCCATTAGGAGGGATGCAAGAGGCAACAAATACCAGAACCCCATGGCAATATCTCAGCTCCTACCAGCTCTGCAGCAGAAATCCTACTTGACTGTTCAAAGCAAGAGCTGCCTCAATGAGGACA ACACGCTGGTTCTCGAGCCCACCGACCCCGTGGTCGTCGTGCCCAGTACGACCAAAGTGGCCGTGATGGTGGAAGTGGTGACATCAAGCGGGACATCCACTGTGTATTCACTGGATGTGCCCAAGGAAAGCACTCTGTTGGAGGCCCTTCACCTCCTCAAGGAAATAAACAATGGCTTCac GTTTGAGAATGAATCAAGCCTATGGGGACCATTCTTAAGTGTGGTGAATGGAGAGCGGGCCAGACAAAGTGACCGCAAATACTGGCACCTCTCGTCTGACGGCACTTCTCTCACTGAag gTATTGCTGATTACAAACTAAAAGTGGATCAAAAGATCACCCTAAAAAACACAAGCTATTAA
- the ccdc117 gene encoding coiled-coil domain-containing protein 117 isoform X2 — MHHLAPTSSQLGFLPSMCTFSGPTNLPEFDLGSTCTSGQLQSGTLSNSWETRCLRKHRRRVDDEGCLAKRRRISAETELDMSHVTGSPDWPSPNNCSTLSTLQASHAPPQPCPAPRNLTPLLPSSSPSRPETASSCMEIEAAQRRLREIENRITLEDDDEDLDVEPAQRRPVLVISDSLKEGLQRGISDILPHTVAQSVSHSCMELVLWRPPENPFCRRLKGSLQKQRKQTVLRQPPTPCPSPTPHSTPVDTHSPLLNFPVAESCGEEDMEM, encoded by the exons ATGCATCACTTGGCGCCCACCAGCAGCCAGCTGGGTTTTCTACCAAGCATGTGCACGTTTTCGGGGCCCACAAACCTTCCTGAATTCGATCTTGGATCTACATGTACATCTGGTCAACTGCAGAGTGGAACGCTGTCCAACAG TTGGGAGACGAGGTGCCTCAGGAAGCACAGGAGGAGAGTTGATGATGA AGGATGTCTTGCCAAACGGAGAAGAATATCAGCGGAAACCGAATTGGACATGTCACACGTCACTGGGAGTCCTGACTGGCCTTCTCCTAACAATTGTTCTACTTTGAGTACCCTCCAAGCCAGCCATGCTCCACCACAGCCTTGCCCAGCCCCTCGCAACCTGACACCACTGCTGCCCTCTTCTTCCCCATCCCGACCTGAGACGGCGAGCTCCTGCATGGAGATCGAGGCAGCTCAGAGGAGACTTCGGGAGATTGAAAACAG AATAACGCTGGAGGACGATGACGAGGATCTCGATGTGGAGCCAGCCCAACGAAGGCCGGTGTTGGTCATCTCGGACAGTTTGAAGGAAGGCCTGCAGCGAGGCATCAGTGACATTCTCCCACACACAGTAGCCCAATCTGT GAGCCATTCCTGCATGGAGCTGGTGTTGTGGCGGCCACCAGAGAACCCCTTCTGTCGCAGACTAAAAGGCTCCTTGCAGAAACAGAGGAAACAGACTGTTTTGCGACAGCCCCCCACTCCATGTCCTTCGCCCACCCCGCACAGCACTCCCGTCGACACGCACAGCCCTCTCCTTAACTTTCCCGTCGCTGAAAGCTGTGGAGAGGAGGACATGGAAATGTAA
- the LOC119127852 gene encoding deoxycytidine kinase-like has product MVFLHRCILSRLFLTKPQTRLLRLCETRDYLHRDIAPPKHKGSTMAKRMYSGAALSTQDGLKRVSIEGNIAVGKSTFTGLLRAACPDWEVVSEPVSQWQNIDSGSSKEKTVSNLLEMMYQDPQRWSYTFQTYSCMSRFKTQLQPAPARQLPSQGAPVQVYERSVYSDRYIFALNMYELGCINSTEWAVYQDWHSLLVNQFGHQVALEGIIYLKAPPEKCMERLHRRGRQEEKTVQLDYLQKLHEQHERWLVEKKTEIHFEWLKKIPVLELDASVEFQNDPKAQENFITQVKDFFIAL; this is encoded by the exons ATGGTTTTCCTGCACAGGTGCATCCTCAGTCGGTTGTTCCTAACAAAACCGCAGACAAGACTCTTGAGGCTGTGTGAAACCCGTGACTACTTGCACCGAGATATTGCTCCACCAAAACATAAGGGAAGTACCATGGCTAAAAGAATGTACTCCGGTGCAGCCTTGTCAACTCAAGATGGACTGAAGAGAGTTTCTATTGAGGGAAATATTG ctgttggaaagtcaaCATTTACAGGACTATTGAGAGCAGCTTGTCCAGACTGGGAGGTGGTTTCAGAACCTGTCAGTCAATGGCAGAACATTGACAGCGGGTCCTCAAAG GAGAAAACTGTGAGTAACCTGCTGGAGATGATGTACCAGGATCCTCAGCGCTGGTCCTACACCTTCCAGACATACTCGTGCATGAGCCGCTTCAAAACACAGCTCCAGCCCGCGCCTGCTCGCCAACTTCCCTCACAGGGAGCGCCCGTGCAGGTTTATGAACGTTCCGTCTACAGTGACAG ATACATTTTTGCCCTGAACATGTATGAGCTGGGCTGTATCAACTCGACAGAGTGGGCCGTCTACCAGGACTGGCACTCGCTGCTTGTGAACCAGTTTGGACACCAGGTGGCACTAGAAGGCATCATCTATCTCAAAGCACCACCTGAG AAATGTATGGAGCGCCTGCATCGTCGAGGGAGGCAGGAGGAGAAGACCGTGCAGCTGGACTATCTCCAGAAGTTACATGAGCAGCATGAGAGGTGgcttgtggagaaaaaaacggA GATCCATTTTGAGTGGTTGAAAAAGATCCCCGTGCTGGAACTGGATGCCAGTGTGGAGTTTCAGAATGATCCCAAAGCACAAGAGAACTTCATCACACAG GTGAAGGATTTCTTCATTGCTTTATGA
- the ccdc117 gene encoding coiled-coil domain-containing protein 117 isoform X1, whose product MHHLAPTSSQLGFLPSMCTFSGPTNLPEFDLGSTCTSGQLQSGTLSNSSWETRCLRKHRRRVDDEGCLAKRRRISAETELDMSHVTGSPDWPSPNNCSTLSTLQASHAPPQPCPAPRNLTPLLPSSSPSRPETASSCMEIEAAQRRLREIENRITLEDDDEDLDVEPAQRRPVLVISDSLKEGLQRGISDILPHTVAQSVSHSCMELVLWRPPENPFCRRLKGSLQKQRKQTVLRQPPTPCPSPTPHSTPVDTHSPLLNFPVAESCGEEDMEM is encoded by the exons ATGCATCACTTGGCGCCCACCAGCAGCCAGCTGGGTTTTCTACCAAGCATGTGCACGTTTTCGGGGCCCACAAACCTTCCTGAATTCGATCTTGGATCTACATGTACATCTGGTCAACTGCAGAGTGGAACGCTGTCCAACAG CAGTTGGGAGACGAGGTGCCTCAGGAAGCACAGGAGGAGAGTTGATGATGA AGGATGTCTTGCCAAACGGAGAAGAATATCAGCGGAAACCGAATTGGACATGTCACACGTCACTGGGAGTCCTGACTGGCCTTCTCCTAACAATTGTTCTACTTTGAGTACCCTCCAAGCCAGCCATGCTCCACCACAGCCTTGCCCAGCCCCTCGCAACCTGACACCACTGCTGCCCTCTTCTTCCCCATCCCGACCTGAGACGGCGAGCTCCTGCATGGAGATCGAGGCAGCTCAGAGGAGACTTCGGGAGATTGAAAACAG AATAACGCTGGAGGACGATGACGAGGATCTCGATGTGGAGCCAGCCCAACGAAGGCCGGTGTTGGTCATCTCGGACAGTTTGAAGGAAGGCCTGCAGCGAGGCATCAGTGACATTCTCCCACACACAGTAGCCCAATCTGT GAGCCATTCCTGCATGGAGCTGGTGTTGTGGCGGCCACCAGAGAACCCCTTCTGTCGCAGACTAAAAGGCTCCTTGCAGAAACAGAGGAAACAGACTGTTTTGCGACAGCCCCCCACTCCATGTCCTTCGCCCACCCCGCACAGCACTCCCGTCGACACGCACAGCCCTCTCCTTAACTTTCCCGTCGCTGAAAGCTGTGGAGAGGAGGACATGGAAATGTAA
- the spaw gene encoding southpaw: protein MVFYVLLFCSFGLVWSTQKPKYHTAPGSSVALRNVSLHPHGKFPLYMMQLYRSFRAADVSTAADYTSRPARESDSIISLMANGCRQADNRWTVTFDMSSISTSDRIHLAELRIRLPGLSAHRRALVDLYHSRNCEHEADPSCHDERLLLGSVSASASKSSWKVFNVTTLLRYWLYQRDRLSGQEALGELDLGSGSGDFEEIPSKGLFKIPGSQSCPTSVRAMMVLFFKHDAPQEGHSAYSLIHTVENSKYVTMERSSGESQIRRHKRNRMETVMMAAGPGPTTPPDVMQRPLCRKVDMWVDFEHIGWDEWIIHPKRFNAYRCVGECPTPLDESFNPTNHAYMQSLLKYHHPERMSCPSCVPMRLGPLSMLYYENDDLTLRHHEDMIVEECGCH from the exons ATGGTCTTCTACGTGCTTCTTTTCTGTTCTTTTGGATTGGTCTGGTCTACGCAGAAGCCCAAGTATCACACAGCGCCGGGGAGCAGTGTAGCCCTGAGGAACGTTTCCCTGCACCCTCACGGCAAGTTCCCTCTGTACATGATGCAGCTGTATCGCTCTTTCAGAGCGGCCGACGTGTCAACAGCGGCCGATTACACCAGTAGACCTGCTCGAGAGTCAGACTCCATCATCAGTCTCATGGCAAATG GTTGCCGTCAAGCGGACAACAGATGGACCGTTACTTTCGACATGTCATCCATTTCAACCAGCGACAGAATCCACTTAGCAGAGCTCCGCATCCGACTGCCGGGCCTATCCGCACACAGACGGGCCTTAGTGGATTTGTATCACTCCCGAAACTGTGAGCATGAGGCGGACCCGTCCTGCCATGACGAGCGCCTTCTCCTGGGGAGCGTCAGCGCGTCAGCCAGCAAGTCTTCATGGAAGGTTTTCAATGTCACTACACTTTTGAGGTACTGGCTCTACCAAAGAGACAGACTGTCAGGCCAAGAGGCCTTGGGAGAACTGGACCTTGGGAGCGGTTCTGGGGATTTTGAGGAGATACCAAGCAAGGGTCTTTTCAAAATTCCAGGAAGCCAAAGTTGTCCCACCTCTGTTCGAGCAATGATGGTGCTATTCTTCAAACATGACGCCCCTCAGGAAGGTCACTCGGCCTACAGCCTAATACACACTGTGGAAAACTCCAAGTACGTCACAATGGAGCGAAGCAGTGGCGAAAGCCAAATCCGGCGCCACAAAAGGAACAGGATGGAGACGGTAATGATGGCAGCCGGGCCCGGGCCCACCACGCCGCCGGATGTCATGCAGCGGCCCCTTTGTCGCAAAGTGGACATGTGGGTGGACTTCGAGCACATCGGCTGGGACGAGTGGATCATACATCCAAAACGCTTCAACGCTTATCGCTGCGTGGGGGAGTGTCCGACACCCCTGGACGAATCCTTCAACCCCACCAACCACGCGTACATGCAA AGCCTTTTGAAATACCACCACCCAGAGAGGATGAGCTGCCCGTCCTGTGTACCGATGCGCCTCGGGCCTTTGTCCATGTTGTACTATGAGAACGACGACCTGACCCTGCGCCATCACGAGGACATGATCGTTGAAGAGTGCGGCTGTCACTGA